A single Anopheles arabiensis isolate DONGOLA chromosome 2, AaraD3, whole genome shotgun sequence DNA region contains:
- the LOC120897468 gene encoding T-box-containing protein TBX6L-like — MTADLMDLRMHHHLALQTEFYRMQMQRLPDPYPAMLPVPAPRPLMIPPRYNALPDVDIKLQNRDLWSQFHKIGTEMIITKSGRRMFPSMRLSVNGLEAEENYFILLEMVPISDCRFKFSGSQWVPAGGAEPQSPQRIYFHPDGPALGSHWTSQPIVFNKVKLTNNTLDSNGHIVLTSMHKYQPRIHVIKASDATQIPWAPQQAFTFPETEFVAVTAYQNDRITKLKIDNNPFAKGFRETGQSRCKRKAGLLMSPDSGLGNRSSEEEDESDGQEAGPEAKRPRTSSLAGSLSSLDDSELSVSDGSSSGTSSPLVVDDFGSPVRPSPSAAGAFYQNHHPGFAMQAGLFPTQHHHHQHHHQLSHPMLHQTGGGSWMDLMFPSFARPQAAGSPHGLEPSALVQAAQQLQQFARREFLPLPVPSPRTPNSSSSSSSTISSEDDSTSRKQQLPQHTLPFSISAILGHDR, encoded by the exons atgacCGCCGATCTAATGGATTTACGGATGCACCATCACCTAGCGCTGCAGACGGAGTTCTACCGGATGCAGATGCAGCGTTTGCCCG ATCCGTACCCGGCGATGCTGCCAGTGCCAGCGCCACGGCCACTGATGATACCGCCACGGTACAACGCGCTGCCGGACGTGGACATCAAGCTGCAGAACCGCGATCTGTGGAGCCAGTTCCACAAGATCGGCACCGAGATGATCATCACCAAGAGTGGACG ACGTATGTTTCCCTCGATGCGTCTTTCAGTGAACGGGCTGGAGGCGGAAGAGAACTACTTCATCCTGCTGGAGATGGTCCCGATCAGTGACTGTCGGTTCAAGTTCAGCGGATCCCAGTGGGTACCGGCGGGCGGTGCCGAACCGCAAAGCCCCCAGCGCATCTACTTCCATCCGGATGGGCCAGCACTTGGGTCGCACTGGACGTCGCAACCGATCGTCTTCAACAAGGTGAAGCTCACCAACAACACGCTGGACAGTAATGGCCAT ATTGTGTTGACCAGCATGCACAAATATCAGCCCCGTATTCACGTGATCAAAGCCTCCGATGCTACCCAAATTCCGTGGGCACCCCAGCAAGCGTTTACCTTCCCCGAGACGGAATTTGTCGCCGTTACTGCTTATCAG AATGATCGCATCACGAAGCTGAAGATCGACAACAACCCGTTCGCGAAGGGCTTCCGGGAGACGGGTCAGTCTCGGTGCAAGCGCAAGGCCGGTCTGCTGATGTCGCCCGACTCGGGCCTTGGAAATCGCAgctcggaggaggaggatgaatCGGACGGCCAGGAAGCAGGCCCGGAAGCGAAGCGTCCCCGTACCAGCAGCCTTGCCGGGTCGCTGTCCTCCCTCGACGACAGTGAGCTGTCCGTCAGTGATGGTTCGTCCAGCGGTACCAGCTCGCCGCTCGTCGTAGATGACTTCGGTTCGCCTGTGCGTCCTTCACCCTCGGCCGCCGGTGCATTCTACCAGAACCATCACCCGGGCTTCGCGATGCAGGCGGGACTATTCCCCAcccagcaccatcatcatcagcatcaccaTCAACTCTCGCACCCAATGCTGCACCAGACCGGCGGTGGCTCGTGGATGGATCTAATGTTCCCGTCGTTTGCGCGTCCCCAAGCTGCCGGCTCACCGCACGGTCTAGAACCGAGCGCGCTGGTGCAGGCGGCTCAGCAGCTGCAACAGTTTGCTCGGCGTGAGTTCCTTCCCCTGCCGGTTCCATCGCCCCGCACACcgaatagcagcagcagcagcagcagcacaatcaGCAGCGAAGATGATAGCACGAGCAGAAAGCAGCAGCTTCCACAGCACACGCTACCCTTCAGCATCTCCGCCATTCTTGGGCACGACCGGTAG